The proteins below are encoded in one region of Reichenbachiella sp. 5M10:
- the rpoC gene encoding DNA-directed RNA polymerase subunit beta': MAFRKSKKLSSDFSRVTVSLASPESILESSHGEVTQPETINYRTYKPEMGGLFCERIFGPVKDWECHCGKYKRIRYKGIICDRCGVEVTEKKVRRERMGHIELVVPVAHIWYFKSLPNKIGYLLGIPTKKLDQIIYYERYLVIQPGLKEEDGINRHDFLTEDEYLDILDKLPRENQMLEDSDPNKFIAKMGAEALEMSLSRIELDTLSYDLRHQAATDTSQQRKAEALKRLKVVEAFRDAKTRIENRPEWMIIKMVPVIPPELRPLVPLDGGRFATSDLNDLYRRVIIRNNRLKRLIDIKAPEVILRNEKRMLQEAVDSLFDNSRKVNAVRSDGNRALKSLSDMLKGKQGRFRQNLLGKRVDYSGRSVIVVGPELKMHECGLPKGMAAELFKPFVIRKLIERGIVKTVKSAKKIVDRKDPVIWDILENVLKGHPVLLNRAPTLHRLGIQAFQPKLIEGKAIQLHPLACTAFNADFDGDQMAVHVPLGHEAILEASLLMLASHNILNPANGAPITVPSQDMVLGLYYVTKGRRTTKKEKVQGEGMTFYSAEEVIIAINEERLSKHAYIKVRTKVRNEKGELETKIIETVAGRVLFNQFVPEEVGFVDELLSKKKLQQIISHVFKITGMARTAQFLDDIKHLGFQSAYKGGLSMGLGDINIPEEKESLVAQAKEEVDAVWANYQMGLITDNERYNQVIDIWTRINSMLTGTLMTQLEEEDQGFNSIYMMMHSGARGSREQIRQLGGMRGLMAKPQKNLQGSVGEIIENPILSNFKEGLDVIEYFISTHGARKGLADTALKTADAGYLTRRLVDVAQDVVVNEEDCGTLRGLVVSALKDNEDIVEPLSERILGRVSVHDVYDPISKELLIPAGIEITEELANKVDETAIEEVEIRSVLTCESKKGVCTNCYGRNLASGQMAQNGDAVGVIAAQSIGEPGTQLTLRTFHVGGTASNIAVEATINAKFDGVIEFEELRSIKTTNAEGKETNVVMARAGEIKINDAETGKTLISNHVPYGAFLNVKNKKKVKKGDQLCSWDPYNAVILSEFDGKIDFDSIEEGITYKEESDEQTGHREKVIIDTKDKTKNPAIVVISGDDEKLYNIPVGAHLSVDIGDEIKGGQILAKIPRSMGKSRDITGGLPRVTELFEARNPSNPAVVSEIDGVVTYGGIKRGNREIFIESKDGVKKRYLVSLSKHILVQDNDFVRAGYALSDGATTPADILSIKGPTAVQEYLVNEIQEVYRLQGVKINDKHIETIVRQMMQKVIILDAGDTSFLPNQIVDKIKFMEENDSILDMKVVSEAGDSPNVKPGQILTSRQLRDENSSLRRKDLKLVEVRSAEPAVSKPTLQGITQASLGTESFISAASFQETTKVLSEASIRGKRDTLQGLKENVIVGHLIPAGTGQRTFQKLIVGSQEEYDSLVSSKEEFANKSKEYQENE, translated from the coding sequence ATGGCATTCAGAAAAAGCAAAAAGCTAAGCAGTGACTTTTCGAGAGTAACAGTCAGTTTAGCTTCTCCCGAATCTATTCTGGAAAGCTCACATGGTGAGGTTACACAGCCGGAAACAATCAATTATAGAACATACAAGCCAGAGATGGGTGGTTTGTTCTGTGAGAGAATTTTTGGACCCGTGAAAGATTGGGAATGTCATTGCGGAAAATACAAGAGAATCAGATATAAGGGTATTATCTGTGATCGATGTGGCGTAGAAGTCACAGAGAAAAAAGTCAGAAGAGAGCGTATGGGACACATCGAGTTGGTCGTCCCTGTGGCCCATATCTGGTATTTCAAGTCATTGCCAAACAAGATTGGTTACTTGTTGGGGATACCTACTAAGAAATTGGATCAAATCATCTACTATGAGCGCTACTTGGTAATCCAGCCAGGACTCAAAGAAGAGGATGGTATCAACAGACATGATTTCTTGACAGAAGATGAGTATTTGGATATCTTGGACAAATTGCCACGAGAGAACCAAATGCTTGAGGATTCTGATCCGAATAAGTTCATCGCGAAAATGGGGGCTGAAGCATTGGAAATGTCTCTTTCAAGAATCGAATTGGACACCTTGTCTTACGATTTGAGACACCAAGCAGCGACTGACACTTCTCAGCAGAGAAAAGCGGAAGCTTTGAAGCGTCTAAAAGTGGTAGAAGCTTTCAGAGATGCCAAGACGAGAATCGAAAACAGACCTGAGTGGATGATCATCAAGATGGTCCCGGTGATTCCTCCTGAATTGCGCCCATTGGTGCCATTGGATGGTGGTAGATTCGCTACATCTGATTTGAATGATTTGTATAGACGAGTCATTATCAGAAACAATAGATTGAAGAGATTGATCGATATCAAAGCACCAGAAGTTATCCTCAGAAATGAGAAACGTATGCTTCAGGAAGCGGTTGATTCGCTATTTGATAATTCACGTAAAGTGAATGCCGTCCGTTCGGATGGAAACCGAGCATTGAAATCACTGAGTGATATGCTCAAAGGTAAGCAAGGACGTTTCCGTCAGAACCTGCTTGGTAAGCGTGTTGATTATTCAGGTCGTTCGGTAATTGTTGTAGGACCAGAATTGAAGATGCATGAATGTGGTCTTCCAAAAGGAATGGCAGCTGAGCTTTTCAAACCTTTTGTGATCAGAAAATTGATCGAAAGAGGTATCGTGAAGACGGTGAAGTCAGCAAAGAAAATTGTGGACAGAAAGGATCCTGTGATTTGGGATATTTTGGAAAATGTACTGAAAGGACATCCGGTCCTACTCAACCGTGCTCCTACGCTTCACAGATTGGGTATTCAGGCTTTCCAGCCGAAATTGATCGAAGGAAAGGCAATCCAACTTCATCCATTGGCATGTACTGCATTCAACGCCGATTTTGATGGAGACCAGATGGCTGTTCACGTACCGTTAGGACATGAAGCGATTTTGGAAGCTTCTTTGTTGATGTTGGCGTCACACAATATCTTGAACCCTGCCAACGGAGCGCCGATTACGGTTCCTTCTCAGGATATGGTTTTGGGATTGTACTATGTGACTAAGGGTAGAAGAACTACTAAGAAGGAAAAAGTACAAGGTGAAGGTATGACCTTCTATAGTGCGGAAGAGGTGATTATTGCGATCAATGAAGAGCGTCTATCCAAGCATGCATATATCAAAGTGAGAACGAAGGTCAGAAATGAGAAGGGTGAATTGGAAACCAAGATCATTGAAACCGTAGCGGGTAGAGTATTGTTCAACCAATTCGTGCCAGAAGAGGTGGGTTTTGTGGACGAGTTGCTTTCCAAGAAAAAGCTACAGCAGATTATTTCTCATGTATTTAAGATTACAGGAATGGCAAGGACTGCTCAGTTCTTGGATGATATCAAGCATCTCGGATTCCAATCTGCATACAAAGGAGGGTTGTCGATGGGACTAGGTGATATCAATATTCCTGAAGAGAAAGAAAGTCTTGTCGCTCAGGCCAAAGAGGAAGTGGATGCTGTATGGGCAAACTACCAAATGGGTCTGATTACAGACAACGAAAGATACAATCAAGTCATTGACATCTGGACACGAATCAACTCCATGTTGACAGGTACTTTGATGACTCAGCTTGAAGAAGAAGATCAAGGTTTTAACTCGATCTATATGATGATGCACTCTGGAGCAAGGGGATCGAGAGAGCAGATTCGTCAGCTAGGAGGAATGAGAGGATTGATGGCTAAACCACAAAAGAACCTTCAAGGTTCGGTGGGAGAGATTATCGAAAACCCTATTCTATCCAACTTTAAAGAAGGACTGGATGTAATCGAGTACTTTATCTCTACTCACGGTGCACGTAAAGGTCTTGCGGATACGGCATTGAAAACTGCAGATGCAGGTTACTTGACAAGACGTCTTGTTGATGTGGCGCAGGATGTGGTTGTCAACGAAGAGGATTGTGGCACCTTGAGAGGATTGGTGGTCTCAGCATTGAAGGATAATGAGGATATTGTAGAGCCTTTGTCTGAAAGAATTCTTGGTAGAGTTTCTGTTCATGATGTCTATGACCCGATCTCCAAAGAATTGTTGATTCCTGCTGGAATTGAGATTACTGAAGAGCTGGCAAATAAAGTAGATGAAACAGCTATCGAAGAAGTAGAGATCAGGTCGGTATTGACTTGTGAATCGAAAAAAGGCGTTTGTACCAATTGTTATGGTAGAAACTTGGCTTCAGGTCAGATGGCACAGAATGGCGATGCTGTCGGAGTGATTGCAGCACAGTCTATTGGTGAGCCAGGTACACAGTTGACTTTGAGAACATTCCACGTAGGGGGTACTGCTTCTAACATCGCTGTAGAGGCAACCATCAATGCGAAATTTGACGGTGTGATCGAGTTCGAAGAACTCAGATCAATCAAGACCACAAACGCAGAGGGTAAAGAAACCAACGTGGTAATGGCTAGAGCGGGTGAGATTAAAATCAACGACGCAGAAACAGGCAAGACTTTGATTAGTAATCACGTCCCTTATGGAGCATTCTTGAATGTCAAGAACAAGAAAAAAGTAAAAAAGGGAGATCAACTATGTAGTTGGGATCCGTACAATGCGGTAATTCTTTCTGAGTTTGATGGTAAGATCGATTTTGACTCTATTGAAGAGGGAATTACATACAAAGAAGAATCTGATGAGCAAACAGGTCACAGAGAGAAAGTAATCATTGACACGAAGGATAAGACCAAGAACCCGGCTATCGTTGTAATCAGTGGTGATGATGAAAAACTCTACAATATACCTGTAGGTGCTCACCTTTCTGTTGATATAGGAGATGAAATCAAAGGAGGTCAAATTTTGGCTAAGATTCCTCGATCGATGGGTAAGTCTAGAGATATTACGGGAGGTCTACCAAGAGTGACTGAGTTGTTTGAGGCGAGAAACCCATCCAACCCTGCAGTGGTTTCTGAGATTGACGGTGTAGTGACATACGGCGGTATCAAAAGAGGAAACAGAGAGATTTTCATTGAGTCGAAAGATGGAGTGAAAAAGAGGTACTTGGTATCACTATCGAAGCACATCTTGGTACAAGACAATGACTTTGTACGGGCAGGGTATGCGCTCTCGGATGGAGCAACTACCCCAGCGGATATTTTGTCTATCAAAGGACCTACTGCGGTACAAGAATACTTGGTGAATGAAATTCAAGAAGTATACAGATTGCAAGGGGTGAAAATCAACGATAAGCATATCGAAACCATTGTGCGACAAATGATGCAGAAAGTGATCATTTTGGACGCAGGTGACACGAGCTTCTTGCCAAACCAAATAGTAGACAAGATCAAGTTCATGGAAGAGAACGACTCGATTTTGGATATGAAAGTAGTTTCTGAGGCAGGTGATTCTCCAAATGTGAAACCAGGACAAATTTTAACTTCACGTCAGCTGAGAGATGAAAACTCTAGCTTGAGAAGAAAGGATTTGAAATTGGTAGAGGTAAGAAGTGCAGAACCTGCAGTTTCAAAGCCAACACTACAAGGTATCACGCAAGCATCTTTGGGTACTGAAAGCTTTATTTCGGCAGCATCCTTCCAGGAGACTACCAAAGTACTGAGTGAAGCATCTATTCGAGGCAAGAGAGATACCCTCCAAGGCTTGAAAGAAAACGTAATTGTAGGTCACTTGATCCCTGCTGGTACTGGGCAGAGAACTTTCCAAAAGTTGATCGTAGGGTCACAAGAGGAGTATGATTCTTTGGTCAGTTCGAAAGAGGAGTTTGCAAACAAGTCTAAAGAGTATCAGGAGAATGAATAA